The following proteins come from a genomic window of Leucoraja erinacea ecotype New England chromosome 1, Leri_hhj_1, whole genome shotgun sequence:
- the LOC129702112 gene encoding complexin-1: protein MDFVMKQALGGATKDMGKMLGGDEEKDPDAEKKEEERLEALRQEEEERAGKYAKMEAEREVMRQGIRDKYGIKKKEEKEAEAMAAMEAQAEGSLTRPKKAVPTGCGDEEEEEESILDTVLKYLPAPLQDMFKK, encoded by the exons GAGCTACCAAGGACATGGGGAAGATGTTGGGAGGCGACGAAGAGAAGGACCCTGATGCAGAGAAGAAAGAAGAGGAAAGATTAGAAGCTCTgcggcaagaagaagaagagcgtGCAGGGAAATACGCCAAGATGGAAGCGGAGCGTGAGGTGATGCGGCAAGGAATACGTGACAAG TATGGAATAaagaagaaggaggagaaggaggcggAGGCCATGGCGGCGATGGAGGCACAGGCAGAGGGTAGCTTGACCCGGCCCAAGAAGGCCGTGCCCACGGGCTGtggggatgaggaggaggaggaggaaagcaTCCTGGACACTGTGCTAAAGTACCTCCCCGCCCCCCTGCAGGACATGTTCAAGAAGTAG